One window of the Candidatus Tisiphia endosymbiont of Sialis lutaria genome contains the following:
- a CDS encoding heme exporter protein CcmB: MHKLIQLIKWEYLIQNRINNLSKYLFIFFLFCIFSTALINDQTDIKKFGIIFSVIVLPIALIGFSSLIFQQDVEDGSLELLLSSFNESEIIAAKLITIIVSSLTSALLNMPIIYIIFDLDMLTVSYLLINLILLLILSSSLLVLIGAVQSYFRSNTNLLAILIMPLLIPNIILSGLVLQNFDNINLIFVMIGINMVLVPIIFYLSSYLIKNIYNI; the protein is encoded by the coding sequence ATGCATAAACTAATACAGCTGATCAAATGGGAATATTTAATTCAAAATCGTATTAATAATCTTAGTAAATATCTATTTATATTCTTTTTATTTTGTATTTTCAGTACTGCTTTAATTAATGACCAAACAGATATTAAAAAATTTGGAATTATTTTTTCAGTAATTGTTTTACCGATAGCTCTAATTGGCTTTTCTAGTCTAATATTTCAGCAAGATGTTGAGGACGGAAGTTTAGAGTTACTATTATCTAGCTTCAATGAGAGTGAAATTATTGCCGCTAAATTAATTACCATAATTGTTAGTTCCCTCACCAGTGCTTTATTAAATATGCCAATAATTTATATTATCTTCGATCTTGACATGCTAACAGTAAGCTATCTTTTGATCAATCTAATTCTATTATTAATTTTGTCCAGTAGCCTATTAGTTTTAATTGGAGCTGTTCAAAGCTATTTTAGGTCAAATACTAATCTATTAGCAATATTAATCATGCCGCTACTAATACCCAACATCATACTTAGCGGTCTTGTTTTACAAAATTTTGATAATATCAATCTAATTTTTGTTATGATTGGTATCAATATGGTTCTTGTACCAATAATATTTTATCTCTCATCCTATCTAATTAAGAATATTTACAACATTTAA
- a CDS encoding type II toxin-antitoxin system RelE/ParE family toxin: MLKIKDIHFFVTKNGKCYIKEWLQKLDIQIRGRINNRLVRLEYGVYGDYKHIKDNLYELRFFFGKGYRIYFLEKDNKIILLLNAGDKGTQSRDIKKAQEIIDILELENDYMEKFTNYLREQLENKAEVTEYVNAALEQYFLDRNKELFLSTLKEAIIASGGITKMSKDIHINRQHIYKILSSKGNPSFDNIGSLLTALGLQLKVESQPHHL; this comes from the coding sequence ATGCTAAAAATTAAAGACATACATTTTTTTGTAACAAAGAATGGAAAATGCTATATTAAAGAATGGTTACAGAAACTAGATATTCAAATACGAGGACGAATCAATAATAGGCTAGTTAGATTGGAATACGGTGTATATGGAGACTATAAGCATATTAAGGACAATCTATATGAATTAAGGTTCTTCTTCGGAAAAGGATATAGAATATATTTTCTTGAAAAGGATAATAAAATAATTCTTTTATTAAATGCAGGCGATAAAGGCACGCAAAGTAGGGACATCAAAAAAGCACAAGAAATAATAGATATACTTGAATTAGAGAATGATTATATGGAAAAATTTACCAATTACTTAAGAGAACAATTAGAAAATAAGGCAGAAGTTACGGAGTATGTGAATGCTGCTTTAGAACAATATTTTCTAGATCGTAATAAGGAATTATTTTTGTCTACTTTAAAAGAAGCTATTATTGCAAGTGGGGGGATAACGAAAATGTCTAAAGATATTCATATAAATAGACAACATATATATAAGATATTATCTAGTAAAGGAAATCCTAGTTTTGATAATATTGGCTCCTTATTAACTGCTTTAGGACTCCAGTTAAAAGTTGAGAGTCAGCCGCATCATTTATAG
- a CDS encoding DUF2670 domain-containing protein, translating to MWQALRRLIAANPMGMFLWTIIAKWYVMIAVASLVILFWVAKGLEQIGLISYITTATTEILDTSKSIAQHCTPKLGPNFENLTNFWKCLGDPPKYEVREETGEKALEDGLKKLLPKDGTVPEMLPYRNPYDSPDNSNDSDGKSTDGK from the coding sequence ATGTGGCAAGCTTTAAGAAGACTAATAGCAGCTAACCCTATGGGAATGTTTTTATGGACTATCATAGCCAAATGGTACGTTATGATAGCTGTTGCTTCTCTGGTAATATTATTTTGGGTAGCTAAAGGACTCGAACAAATTGGACTTATCAGCTATATAACAACTGCTACCACTGAAATTCTTGATACGTCAAAATCAATTGCTCAACATTGTACTCCAAAATTAGGTCCCAACTTTGAAAATTTAACCAATTTTTGGAAATGTTTAGGAGATCCACCAAAATATGAGGTTAGAGAAGAAACCGGTGAGAAAGCTTTAGAAGACGGATTAAAGAAGTTATTGCCTAAAGATGGAACTGTACCGGAAATGCTCCCTTATCGCAATCCTTATGACTCTCCTGACAATTCTAACGATAGTGATGGTAAATCAACTGATGGCAAATGA
- a CDS encoding transposase, with the protein MNKFLDEFSLTIDSGRHVALLTDNAGWHAAKKLIIPSNITLVPLPPYAPELNAMEQIWQWIKNHFLSNQCYGVYEDIVANACYAWNQLSKNVTLVKSIMYREWINIPR; encoded by the coding sequence TTGAATAAGTTCTTAGATGAATTTTCTTTGACTATTGATTCTGGTAGGCATGTTGCATTATTAACAGATAATGCCGGGTGGCATGCAGCGAAAAAATTAATTATTCCAAGTAACATTACCTTGGTACCGCTTCCGCCATACGCACCGGAATTAAATGCGATGGAACAAATTTGGCAGTGGATCAAAAATCACTTCCTATCTAATCAATGTTACGGTGTATACGAAGATATCGTTGCTAATGCTTGCTATGCCTGGAATCAACTTAGTAAAAATGTAACTTTAGTAAAATCAATTATGTATAGAGAGTGGATTAATATACCGCGTTAA
- a CDS encoding Na+/H+ antiporter subunit G: MISIIGYGLTLLGIIAIFSGIVGLFRFPDFYTKIHAASVIECCGVPLSLVGLAFLQHDFNSSFKLLFAAILILILNPVSTHAIGKASLLSPNNQKGLK; this comes from the coding sequence ATGATATCTATTATTGGTTATGGATTAACCCTACTTGGAATTATAGCAATATTTTCTGGCATTGTTGGGCTTTTTCGATTTCCTGACTTTTATACAAAAATTCATGCTGCCAGTGTAATTGAATGTTGTGGAGTACCTTTGTCGCTTGTTGGGCTTGCTTTTTTACAACATGATTTTAATAGCTCTTTTAAATTGCTTTTTGCGGCTATATTGATTTTAATATTAAATCCGGTATCTACTCATGCAATTGGTAAGGCTTCCCTATTAAGCCCAAATAACCAAAAAGGATTAAAATGA
- a CDS encoding SHOCT domain-containing protein: MQQPFYYGEMLVKGEMWLHNYPPIITRETFMACTEVRLGWNKKPFKYGGKDFLFRGLITCATTGKIVTSEIHSKTYSNGKVDQWVYLAAWDPKNPNEKRLNSLIDLRLNGELSTEEFQAKKQQLKDRQYEINRY; this comes from the coding sequence ATGCAGCAGCCATTTTATTACGGTGAAATGTTAGTAAAAGGAGAGATGTGGTTGCATAATTATCCACCAATTATTACAAGAGAAACATTTATGGCATGTACAGAAGTACGTTTAGGTTGGAATAAAAAGCCTTTCAAATATGGAGGTAAAGATTTCCTATTTAGAGGGTTAATTACTTGTGCAACAACAGGCAAGATAGTGACATCGGAAATTCATAGTAAAACATATTCCAATGGTAAGGTAGATCAATGGGTTTATTTGGCAGCATGGGATCCAAAAAATCCAAACGAAAAAAGATTGAACTCATTAATAGATTTACGACTTAATGGTGAATTGAGTACAGAAGAATTTCAAGCAAAAAAACAACAATTAAAAGATCGTCAATATGAAATTAATCGATATTGA
- a CDS encoding type I restriction enzyme HsdR N-terminal domain-containing protein, translating to MLKDGYINDFATNKAVDLKKPEEKVRQEYEKILYDDYFYDKEQLDIEVSIQMGSSVKKADIVIYKNKSKNRNQYSDILGIVEVKKKSRKDGLEQLTSYMQATSALFGVWTNGEEIEYLYKNSKGEVKKDCLFNIPKKGETIEAIGNITKDKLKPVKNLKPVFRRILNTLYSNTNISRKEKLGSEMIKLIFCKIIDEKYYNGLHILDTKIEEMR from the coding sequence ATGTTAAAGGATGGATACATTAATGACTTTGCAACAAACAAAGCTGTAGATTTAAAAAAGCCTGAAGAAAAAGTACGACAAGAATATGAAAAGATATTGTATGACGACTATTTTTATGACAAAGAGCAATTAGATATTGAAGTTTCAATACAAATGGGTAGCTCTGTAAAAAAAGCAGATATTGTAATATATAAAAATAAATCAAAAAATAGAAATCAATATAGCGATATACTTGGTATTGTTGAGGTTAAAAAGAAAAGTAGAAAAGACGGTTTAGAACAACTGACGAGTTATATGCAAGCTACTTCTGCTTTGTTCGGAGTTTGGACTAATGGAGAAGAAATTGAATATTTATATAAAAATTCTAAAGGAGAAGTAAAGAAAGATTGTCTATTTAACATACCGAAAAAAGGAGAAACGATAGAAGCAATAGGTAATATAACAAAAGATAAATTAAAACCTGTTAAAAATCTAAAACCTGTTTTTAGGCGTATACTAAATACTTTATATTCTAATACAAATATTAGTAGGAAAGAAAAGCTTGGAAGCGAAATGATTAAACTAATCTTTTGTAAGATTATTGATGAGAAATATTATAATGGTCTCCATATTTTGGACACAAAAATAGAAGAAATGAGATAG
- the mbhE gene encoding hydrogen gas-evolving membrane-bound hydrogenase subunit E, producing MSKLPAEVEFCKRSNLKPTRVISSAIICIIFIVVLTFAGIDLLEYGAIDSPLQNHLTKYYIEHTKSDIGIPSFVAALLASYRGYDTLGETAVILIAGISVLLLFSQKITKDA from the coding sequence TTGTCCAAATTACCAGCAGAAGTAGAGTTTTGCAAGAGGTCTAATCTTAAACCAACACGAGTAATAAGTTCAGCAATTATATGCATAATTTTTATAGTAGTATTAACCTTCGCAGGGATTGATTTATTAGAATATGGAGCGATAGATTCTCCATTGCAAAACCATCTAACCAAATATTATATTGAACATACTAAAAGTGACATTGGCATTCCATCTTTTGTTGCAGCCCTATTAGCTAGCTATAGAGGGTATGATACTCTTGGAGAAACTGCCGTCATTTTAATTGCTGGAATATCGGTATTATTACTATTCTCACAAAAAATTACTAAAGATGCTTAA
- a CDS encoding IS3 family transposase, with amino-acid sequence MIEPNHNKLTIIQQCKLLGISRSTYYYQPTAISEQELKIMAIIDETYTMHPYYGMRRMAKYLQAQGFSVGRKAVRRYYQIMGLEAVYPKMNLSKRNQAHKIYPYLLKDLEGTYSNQVWCSDITYIRLQQGFVYLVAIMDWHSRYILSWRVSISLESTFCVEALEEAIEQYGIPKIFNTDQGVQFTSEQFICILKKYNIQISMDGKGRALDNVFIERFWRSLKQEKIYRIILTIVKEAKAAIKEYIDFYNHERMHQALGYRTPSLMYYKQKVA; translated from the coding sequence ATGATAGAGCCTAATCATAATAAATTAACAATTATACAACAGTGTAAGTTGTTGGGTATTAGTAGGTCAACCTACTACTATCAACCTACTGCTATTAGTGAACAAGAACTTAAGATCATGGCAATAATTGATGAGACCTATACTATGCATCCATATTATGGTATGCGACGGATGGCTAAATATTTACAAGCCCAAGGTTTTTCGGTAGGTCGTAAAGCTGTTAGACGTTACTACCAAATAATGGGTCTTGAAGCTGTTTATCCTAAAATGAATTTGAGTAAAAGAAATCAGGCACATAAAATATATCCTTATTTATTAAAAGATTTAGAGGGAACATACTCAAATCAAGTATGGTGTTCAGATATCACTTACATAAGGTTGCAACAAGGATTTGTTTATTTGGTAGCCATTATGGATTGGCACAGTCGTTATATACTTAGCTGGCGGGTATCTATTAGTTTAGAAAGTACTTTTTGTGTAGAGGCTCTTGAGGAAGCTATAGAACAATATGGTATACCAAAGATTTTTAACACAGACCAAGGAGTGCAATTTACGTCTGAGCAATTTATCTGTATTTTAAAAAAATATAATATTCAAATAAGTATGGATGGCAAAGGTAGAGCTTTGGACAACGTGTTTATTGAGCGATTTTGGCGTTCGTTGAAACAGGAAAAAATTTATCGAATAATTTTAACAATTGTAAAGGAGGCAAAAGCAGCTATTAAGGAATATATCGATTTTTATAACCACGAAAGAATGCACCAAGCATTGGGGTATAGGACTCCTAGCTTGATGTACTATAAACAAAAAGTTGCATAA
- a CDS encoding Na(+)/H(+) antiporter subunit B, translated as MLKIILRNFIIIKHSTLFILPYIFLYGLYIQINGDASPGGGFQAGTIFASTIIGFDLVHGQFKLRQYFSTDLLVGMATIGVLIYALTGMVSILFDDNYLNYYSLADDKLLAQHIGIFTIEIGVGLCVASVMCLIYSIITASNIIKSEQIKNH; from the coding sequence ATGCTTAAAATAATACTGAGAAATTTTATTATTATAAAACATTCTACTCTTTTTATCTTACCCTATATATTTTTATATGGTCTATATATTCAAATTAATGGTGATGCATCACCAGGGGGCGGATTCCAGGCTGGTACTATATTTGCTTCTACGATAATTGGTTTTGATTTAGTTCATGGTCAATTTAAATTACGGCAATATTTCTCTACTGATTTACTAGTTGGTATGGCTACTATCGGAGTATTGATCTATGCCCTAACCGGTATGGTATCAATATTATTTGACGATAATTATTTAAATTATTATTCTTTGGCAGATGATAAATTGCTAGCTCAACATATTGGTATTTTTACCATTGAGATTGGTGTTGGACTTTGTGTTGCATCGGTTATGTGTTTGATATATTCTATTATTACTGCAAGTAATATTATTAAAAGTGAGCAGATTAAAAATCATTAG
- a CDS encoding DEAD/DEAH box helicase, with the protein MKPLTMQEASNVLSAWTVLEVLSPQSFHKAEDLVGGEKSLVALLDNGLPWENGGEEVPPEKKLFYQIIMGSISLQSVFSALVKKYGDTSVESKQVSGEAITGVIIIDQYGYLLKNNISVNLSSFAWGTPQALKNSLENLRDWALVKQKMEIAFDRILRKKDENGEELPLNKIMIDEAYTYLTNNIYGISAEMLINKKFALRTYELRKKGDPESSKKDDPESNEKDGSTKTVLLNSFYLNDLAKASTLIANTLAQNQDTSSASSASTNLLQYLGVNDLKRQNILDKTVLQNILSPRNIPSARWPGLGRHPLVLFQQAAVNLSMTELKDSGILAINGPPGTGKTTLLRDIVAKLVAERAEALLNFVDPEEAFIDSGEKIQAGKGWFKLYKLDERLKGFEILIASSNNKAVENISTELPSLKAIADNANDLRYFKALSDSLLGGGSWGLIAAVLGNMTNCKNFNEKFWWDKDFSFSTYLAEINGKPQKFEIKDPDSHEIIETIYPKIIEENNPPSSHSEALERWKEAKENFEKTLKASRDELSKLQETRNLVEELENLEKELGKVEDPEDFLLKHDKLKPHIIWCILNTPSFLAWREKRQKIVRLNYKKKKIVTSSKEFENHLIDSSLFTKSSEEMHLVSPWCNEQTQLLRDEVFISAIKLHKAFIDAAAKPLHHNLGAMMKIFRDSFNVIDKSTTDFLLDLWASFFLVVPSVSTTFASVEKMLKDIPANSLGWLIIDEAGQALPQAAVGAIMRTKRVVVTGDPLQIEPVVDLPDNLTKSICKQFSVDPKRFNAPEASVQTLSDFANSYIYEFDTKHGSRLVGVPLLVHRRCGNPMFDISNIIAYGESMVHAKSSDSSSAIHKCLGSSKWFDVKGEASDKWCPEEGQKVLELLGTLKSAGIQPNLYIVTPFRVVANNLRKIIKDSHILKSWITTDSYSWLNERVGTIHTVQGREAEAVILVLGAQGSDQDSSRVWVGKFPNILNVAVTRAKEVIYVIGNRDLWKEVGVFRELDSRIN; encoded by the coding sequence ATGAAACCATTAACTATGCAAGAAGCAAGTAACGTCTTATCAGCTTGGACTGTTTTGGAAGTATTGTCGCCTCAATCATTTCATAAAGCAGAAGACCTAGTAGGAGGAGAAAAAAGTTTAGTTGCTTTATTAGATAATGGACTACCATGGGAGAATGGTGGCGAAGAAGTACCTCCTGAGAAAAAATTATTCTATCAAATAATAATGGGTTCAATTAGTCTTCAGAGTGTATTTTCTGCTTTAGTTAAAAAATATGGTGATACAAGTGTCGAATCAAAACAAGTATCAGGAGAAGCCATTACAGGTGTAATTATTATAGATCAATATGGCTATCTTCTTAAAAATAATATATCTGTTAATCTATCAAGTTTTGCATGGGGTACTCCTCAAGCGTTAAAAAATAGTCTTGAAAACTTAAGGGACTGGGCATTAGTTAAACAAAAAATGGAAATAGCTTTTGATAGAATCTTACGTAAAAAAGATGAAAATGGCGAAGAGCTTCCCTTGAATAAAATAATGATAGATGAGGCTTATACTTACCTTACTAATAATATTTATGGTATATCAGCAGAAATGCTAATAAATAAAAAATTTGCTCTCCGAACTTACGAATTAAGAAAAAAAGGTGATCCTGAATCAAGTAAAAAAGATGACCCTGAATCAAATGAAAAAGATGGTTCTACTAAGACTGTATTACTTAACAGCTTTTACCTAAATGATTTAGCAAAAGCTAGTACTTTAATTGCTAATACTTTAGCTCAAAACCAAGATACTTCAAGTGCTTCAAGTGCTTCAACAAACCTCTTACAATATTTAGGTGTGAATGACCTAAAACGTCAAAATATCCTAGATAAGACAGTTTTACAAAATATTCTTTCCCCTAGAAACATTCCTTCAGCAAGATGGCCTGGATTAGGACGACATCCTCTAGTATTATTTCAGCAGGCTGCGGTTAATTTATCTATGACTGAACTAAAAGACAGTGGAATTCTTGCAATTAATGGACCACCAGGAACAGGAAAAACAACTTTATTACGTGATATTGTGGCAAAATTAGTTGCAGAACGAGCAGAAGCATTACTGAATTTTGTTGATCCTGAAGAAGCTTTCATTGATTCAGGGGAAAAAATACAAGCCGGAAAGGGGTGGTTCAAACTTTACAAATTAGATGAAAGACTAAAAGGTTTTGAAATATTAATCGCCTCATCTAACAATAAGGCTGTTGAAAATATTAGCACTGAATTACCTAGTTTAAAAGCAATTGCCGATAATGCAAATGATCTGCGTTATTTTAAAGCTCTATCTGATTCATTACTTGGAGGTGGAAGTTGGGGGTTGATTGCAGCAGTACTTGGCAATATGACTAATTGTAAGAATTTTAATGAAAAATTTTGGTGGGATAAGGATTTTAGCTTTTCAACATATTTAGCAGAAATAAATGGAAAACCGCAGAAATTCGAGATTAAAGATCCAGATAGTCATGAAATCATTGAAACTATATACCCTAAAATTATTGAAGAAAATAACCCACCGTCTAGTCATAGTGAAGCTTTAGAACGTTGGAAAGAAGCTAAAGAAAATTTTGAAAAAACATTAAAAGCAAGTCGAGATGAACTCTCTAAATTACAAGAAACAAGAAATTTAGTTGAAGAGTTAGAAAATTTAGAAAAAGAGTTAGGAAAGGTAGAGGATCCAGAAGATTTTTTATTAAAACATGATAAATTAAAACCACATATTATTTGGTGTATTCTAAACACTCCTTCATTTCTTGCCTGGAGAGAAAAAAGGCAAAAGATTGTTCGTCTTAATTATAAAAAGAAAAAGATTGTAACATCCTCTAAAGAATTTGAAAATCATTTGATTGATAGTAGTTTATTTACAAAATCCTCTGAAGAAATGCACCTAGTGTCCCCATGGTGTAACGAACAGACACAATTATTACGCGATGAGGTATTTATTTCCGCTATAAAACTACATAAAGCATTTATAGATGCAGCAGCCAAACCTTTACATCATAACCTTGGAGCTATGATGAAAATTTTTAGGGATTCTTTTAACGTAATAGATAAAAGCACCACTGATTTTTTACTAGACTTATGGGCATCTTTCTTCCTTGTAGTTCCTAGTGTATCAACAACTTTTGCATCTGTAGAGAAAATGTTAAAGGATATCCCTGCCAATTCTCTTGGATGGCTTATTATTGATGAAGCTGGGCAGGCTTTACCGCAAGCTGCTGTAGGGGCTATAATGAGAACAAAACGTGTTGTAGTGACAGGGGATCCTCTACAAATAGAACCAGTGGTTGATTTACCTGACAATTTAACAAAAAGTATATGTAAACAATTTTCGGTAGATCCAAAACGTTTTAATGCCCCAGAAGCATCAGTGCAGACCCTATCAGATTTTGCAAATTCATATATTTATGAATTTGATACTAAGCACGGAAGTCGTTTGGTTGGTGTGCCTTTACTAGTACATAGACGTTGTGGAAATCCTATGTTTGATATTTCTAATATAATTGCTTATGGAGAATCTATGGTTCACGCCAAGAGTTCTGATAGCAGCTCTGCAATACATAAGTGTCTTGGTTCTTCTAAATGGTTTGATGTTAAAGGAGAAGCGTCAGATAAGTGGTGTCCAGAAGAAGGGCAAAAGGTACTTGAACTATTAGGTACATTAAAGAGTGCTGGAATACAGCCAAATCTGTATATTGTGACACCTTTTAGAGTTGTTGCGAATAATTTACGCAAAATTATAAAAGATAGTCATATTTTAAAATCTTGGATAACTACAGATAGCTATTCTTGGCTTAATGAGCGAGTTGGAACAATACATACTGTCCAAGGTCGAGAAGCTGAAGCGGTAATTTTAGTATTAGGGGCACAAGGATCAGACCAAGATAGCAGTCGAGTATGGGTAGGCAAATTTCCTAACATCTTAAATGTAGCAGTTACCCGTGCTAAAGAAGTTATTTATGTTATAGGAAATAGGGACTTATGGAAAGAAGTTGGAGTATTCCGTGAGCTAGACAGTAGAATTAATTAA
- a CDS encoding transposase has translation MKKQVRQYSAEEKSKIVIETIKGELTIAQITSKYGVHATQISNWKKQGLELLVQGFKSKTQSADPNQQELIKNLYEQIGQLSVERDWLKKKSALFGLKG, from the coding sequence ATGAAAAAACAAGTAAGGCAATATAGTGCTGAGGAGAAATCAAAAATTGTCATAGAGACAATCAAGGGCGAGCTAACAATAGCCCAAATAACTAGTAAGTATGGTGTTCATGCAACGCAGATAAGTAATTGGAAAAAACAGGGGCTTGAATTATTAGTACAAGGCTTTAAGAGTAAAACACAGAGTGCTGATCCAAATCAGCAGGAGTTAATCAAGAATCTATATGAACAAATTGGACAGTTAAGTGTAGAGCGTGACTGGCTCAAAAAAAAATCTGCATTGTTTGGACTTAAAGGTTAG
- a CDS encoding AAA family ATPase produces the protein MKEQTSNNINYQPRMFVGTDDFYDLLINSDIFVDKSLMIKELLEDSGKVTLITRPRRWGKSLNMDMVRRFFEIEVDQHGNPIPQEQRVNYKLFAGGEVDLGLASGRKKLLKPLKISKYPDILLDYQGQFPVIIISFKGVRGSSYEEIESKISYQITRLFSNYRYLKRYVSEKEYLLEEAEKEQLTRYFSGKFNKVELENSLKFLSDLLYKHFNQKVYILIDEYDTPINSAYMKFGNNLEEFEEVLALFRAIFGNSLKTNDSLQKGVITGILRVAKANLFSDLNNLTECSLLDERFSSSYGFTQAEVDELLTKVPTTTKPEEIKNWYNGYNFGGEVIYNPWSIMQCLASKGKLDHYWIDSGGTGWIDHVLLSDEMQTDIQALAAGKTITSSITKHINFADINQPEGLFSLLLFSGYLNTTTKMPERDIYDLSAPNYEVKYIYEKRMLQWVTKQIKIDNSGYYSFVTLLPDGRIEEFKRRMQELLLNSTSFHQTGEKKAELFYSGFMLGFVNMLAPNYIISSEQESGDGRADVVMIPKIGKGDKAMIIEYKIAKSSEELADIAKSGLQQIINKKYDSKIKEHSHVKQILKISMAFCGKNMELEYEITKL, from the coding sequence ATGAAAGAACAAACCAGTAATAATATTAATTACCAACCAAGAATGTTTGTTGGTACCGATGACTTCTACGATTTATTGATTAATAGTGACATATTTGTTGATAAGAGTCTGATGATCAAGGAGTTGTTAGAAGATAGTGGTAAAGTCACCTTAATCACCCGTCCAAGGCGATGGGGGAAGAGCTTGAATATGGATATGGTGCGGAGATTTTTTGAGATAGAGGTAGATCAACATGGCAATCCTATACCACAAGAACAAAGAGTGAACTATAAACTATTTGCTGGTGGAGAGGTGGATTTGGGATTAGCAAGTGGTAGAAAAAAGTTGCTTAAACCACTTAAAATATCTAAGTATCCAGATATTCTTCTAGACTATCAAGGTCAATTTCCAGTTATTATTATAAGTTTCAAGGGCGTTAGGGGCAGTAGTTATGAGGAGATTGAAAGTAAAATCAGCTATCAAATAACTAGGCTATTTAGTAATTATCGTTATTTAAAACGTTATGTAAGTGAGAAAGAGTATTTATTGGAAGAAGCGGAAAAAGAGCAATTAACTAGATATTTTTCTGGAAAGTTTAACAAAGTAGAACTTGAGAATAGTTTGAAATTTCTAAGCGACTTACTTTATAAACATTTTAATCAAAAAGTTTACATACTAATTGACGAGTATGATACGCCAATTAATAGTGCCTATATGAAATTTGGCAATAATCTAGAAGAGTTTGAGGAAGTATTAGCTCTATTCCGGGCAATATTTGGCAATAGTCTTAAAACCAATGATTCATTACAAAAAGGCGTCATTACCGGCATATTGCGTGTTGCTAAAGCTAATTTGTTTTCAGATTTGAATAATTTAACTGAATGTAGTCTACTAGATGAAAGATTTTCTAGCAGTTACGGATTTACTCAAGCAGAAGTTGATGAACTATTAACTAAAGTACCAACCACTACAAAGCCAGAAGAAATTAAAAATTGGTATAATGGCTATAATTTTGGCGGAGAAGTCATTTATAATCCATGGTCAATTATGCAATGTTTGGCAAGTAAAGGCAAGCTGGATCATTATTGGATTGATAGCGGTGGGACTGGTTGGATTGATCATGTACTGCTTTCAGATGAGATGCAAACAGATATCCAGGCTTTAGCTGCGGGTAAAACTATTACTTCTTCTATTACTAAACATATAAATTTTGCTGATATCAACCAACCAGAAGGGTTATTTAGCTTATTATTATTTAGTGGCTACCTAAACACAACTACCAAGATGCCAGAAAGAGATATTTATGATTTATCTGCTCCTAACTACGAGGTGAAATATATTTATGAAAAGAGAATGCTGCAATGGGTTACTAAACAAATAAAAATTGATAATTCTGGCTATTATTCTTTTGTTACTCTATTACCAGATGGTAGAATAGAGGAGTTTAAACGACGTATGCAAGAGTTACTGCTTAATTCTACTAGTTTTCATCAAACAGGAGAGAAAAAAGCCGAATTATTTTATAGTGGCTTTATGCTCGGCTTTGTTAATATGTTAGCTCCTAATTATATAATATCAAGTGAACAAGAATCAGGGGATGGCAGAGCTGACGTTGTGATGATTCCAAAAATTGGCAAAGGTGATAAAGCGATGATTATCGAGTATAAAATCGCTAAATCCTCAGAAGAGCTAGCAGATATAGCTAAATCTGGTTTACAACAAATTATTAATAAAAAATATGATAGTAAAATAAAAGAGCATTCACATGTAAAACAAATATTAAAAATTTCGATGGCATTTTGTGGAAAAAATATGGAGTTAGAATATGAAATAACGAAGCTCTAA